The proteins below come from a single Iocasia fonsfrigidae genomic window:
- a CDS encoding four-helix bundle copper-binding protein gives MTVGLQTHMDRYQKCIEICNKCMVECEFCLDACLHEPDVANRIECMEMLKDCIEICSVSAKYMAGNSQFASQICQLCADICDACAAECNEFKDNHCQTCAQVCRDCATECRNMVQS, from the coding sequence ATGACCGTTGGTTTGCAGACCCATATGGATAGATATCAGAAGTGTATTGAGATTTGTAATAAGTGTATGGTTGAATGTGAGTTTTGCCTGGATGCCTGTTTACATGAACCAGATGTTGCTAACAGAATTGAGTGTATGGAAATGTTGAAGGACTGTATTGAGATATGTTCTGTTTCTGCAAAATACATGGCTGGTAATAGTCAATTTGCTAGTCAAATATGTCAATTATGTGCTGATATCTGTGATGCCTGTGCTGCTGAGTGTAATGAATTTAAAGATAATCACTGTCAAACCTGTGCCCAGGTCTGCCGTGATTGTGCTACAGAATGTCGTAATATGGTACAGTCTTAA
- a CDS encoding BON domain-containing protein produces the protein MKTKKTDSIKNLQEKIDRDRNIGSYGIKVEEAAGDIIVTGIVDTLDELKYTENLLNALTANKKIEMAVSVSTDGAVTDDDSLLEVAEEIADNPELKDKINIRVNKGKVHLSGQVDQRELKEEAENTAAKARGVIAVENQIKVGTNARNEGVDDIFHSQVRNDEEE, from the coding sequence ATTAAAACAAAAAAAACAGATAGTATAAAAAACCTACAGGAAAAAATTGATAGGGATAGGAATATAGGTTCTTATGGAATAAAGGTTGAAGAGGCAGCTGGAGATATTATAGTAACTGGTATAGTAGATACTTTGGATGAGCTAAAATATACAGAAAATTTATTAAATGCTCTGACTGCTAATAAAAAGATTGAAATGGCAGTTAGTGTAAGTACTGATGGTGCAGTAACTGATGATGATAGTTTGCTGGAAGTTGCTGAAGAAATAGCAGATAATCCCGAATTGAAGGATAAAATTAACATTAGAGTAAATAAGGGTAAAGTTCACCTTTCGGGGCAGGTTGATCAGCGCGAATTAAAAGAAGAAGCTGAAAATACAGCGGCTAAGGCCCGGGGTGTAATAGCTGTAGAGAATCAAATTAAGGTAGGTACTAATGCTAGAAATGAGGGTGTAGACGATATTTTTCATAGCCAGGTGAGGAATGATGAAGAAGAATAA
- a CDS encoding helix-turn-helix domain-containing protein, whose product MIRLKIKDLLSKKNKSTYWLTKKTSLTSPAIYKIVKGNTEGIQFNTLEEIMQALEITDFNEILEIIPEKKANI is encoded by the coding sequence ATGATAAGACTTAAAATCAAAGATCTATTAAGTAAAAAAAATAAATCTACTTACTGGCTGACTAAAAAGACTTCTCTTACCTCTCCTGCAATTTATAAAATTGTCAAAGGTAATACTGAAGGCATCCAATTTAATACTTTAGAAGAAATAATGCAGGCCCTGGAGATTACTGATTTTAATGAGATACTGGAGATAATCCCTGAGAAAAAGGCTAATATCTGA
- a CDS encoding spore coat protein: MYEVINVNLSQKEKMLLQDQKTHEEICIEKYTNYAGQAQDPQLKDMFNTYAGQEKQHLNTINQILSGSVPQMGGGVQNQQAKQQSNQQAVQNKGNQTGMSNQNDAKLCNDLLMTEKYVSGTYDTAIFEFADSDIRNVLNHIQKEEQQHGEGILNYMQNSGISSIQQ; the protein is encoded by the coding sequence ATGTATGAGGTGATTAATGTGAATCTTAGCCAAAAAGAAAAAATGCTTTTACAGGATCAGAAAACCCATGAAGAAATATGTATTGAAAAGTATACAAATTATGCAGGTCAGGCTCAGGATCCTCAGTTAAAAGATATGTTTAACACTTATGCTGGTCAAGAAAAACAGCATTTAAACACAATTAATCAAATTTTGAGTGGTTCTGTTCCCCAGATGGGTGGGGGAGTTCAGAACCAGCAGGCTAAACAACAAAGTAATCAACAAGCTGTGCAAAATAAAGGTAATCAGACTGGAATGTCAAATCAAAACGATGCTAAGCTATGTAATGATTTGTTAATGACAGAAAAATATGTTTCAGGGACCTATGATACTGCTATCTTTGAGTTTGCTGACTCCGATATTCGTAATGTTTTAAATCATATTCAAAAAGAAGAACAACAACATGGAGAAGGTATCCTAAATTATATGCAGAATAGTGGGATATCTAGTATCCAACAATAG
- a CDS encoding ArsR/SmtB family transcription factor — protein MKDKNKICDICEVFNPNKRVVGLMEDNKLKEDVVYDLAEIFKTIGDPTRIKILYALKERELCVCDLSELLEMSSSAISHQLRVLRNNKLVKFRKEGRSVYYSLDDDHVLTLFCQGLEHVLEDK, from the coding sequence ATGAAAGACAAAAATAAAATATGTGATATATGTGAGGTCTTTAATCCTAACAAACGGGTTGTTGGATTAATGGAGGATAATAAACTCAAGGAAGATGTAGTCTATGACTTAGCCGAAATATTTAAGACTATTGGTGATCCTACCAGAATTAAAATACTTTATGCCTTAAAAGAGCGGGAATTATGTGTTTGCGATCTATCTGAACTGCTGGAGATGAGTTCATCTGCAATATCTCATCAATTAAGGGTTTTAAGAAATAACAAGCTGGTTAAATTCCGTAAAGAGGGTCGTTCTGTTTATTATTCCCTTGATGATGACCATGTTTTAACTCTATTTTGTCAGGGGTTAGAACATGTTCTAGAAGATAAATAA